The Bacteroides sp. region TCTCTAAAGTCTTTACTCTAAGAGCAGCGCATTGAAAATGAGCTTATTGGCTACAGGCGTAGAGCCCCTGAAATTGGGCACGAAAGAATACAGGACCACCTGTCCCTTTCCTTTCTTCAGCCACACCAAGGCAGGGGCTTTTTCAAGCAGTTCTGCTTTCTCGGCATAGCCACTCATCAGGATGTCGCTTTCAGGGAAGCTTCCAATGACCCGGCGATCCATATCGAAAGTGGGTATCGTGGTTTGAAGGATAACGTTTGAGCGGTGAAACACGCCGATGGTCTCGGGCATGCCCAGGGTGAGGGGATGACCGGGAAGCAGTTTGATCTGCAGCAACGAGCCCGGGATCTTTAAGCCCTGGCGTTCCAGGCTCTGGGCGGTGTTGTTTACCGGGAAACGGAAGGATTCAAGGGGCTCTTTGGGTTCCATCAGGCCGGAAAACAAGTCCACGGAGCGGCCCCAGGACAGCACCTTTCCACCCTCTTGTATAAAGCCCAGCACGTTTTGCCAGCCTTCCTTGCCCATGCCCTTTACATATTCACGGGGGTAGAAGGGGATGTAATACTGCTCGCCCCGCTGAGAAGTGCCCTGCATCAGCTGGTCTTTGCCTGAGTCAGCAAAAATGATTACATCAAATCGTTCCATCAGAGGCAGTTCTTTCATTTCAGAAGGCCTGACGACCGTGTAGGGGATGCCGTAAGTGTCGAAGAGGAATCTGGCCCATCCGGCATCCATATCGTGCAACCAGGTTTCCACCAGGGCAATGCGGGGCAGGCTGAGTTTGCTGAAGCCTTCAGGCTGGTTTTGCAGGAGGATGGGTTCAGTGACCATGGATCCTAATGCATCCTGAAGCTCGTCCTGGGTGCGATTGTTGAGGCGGATCAGGAAACTGCCTGCCGGGAGTTGCCGGCCTTCGGCTGCCAGGGCTTCAGGGTTGCGGAACACCTCTATCCCCTTGCTCATGGCCATGAAAGCCACGCTGAAGCTCTCGTTGTTGTTTACGCTTAGCACCAGGTATTCCCCTGCCAGCTCATCCCTTTCGGGAAGGATCCCGGCGGGCAACACTTGCGAAAGCATCTCTTCCATGCCTTCCTGTTTTTCTGTGATTTCCCAGGAAGTAATGCCCCGGTGCAGGGGAAGGGACCAGGAAGTAATGTCGTAGGGTTGAATAATATCACCTCCCGGGGTATAGCGCCTTACGGGATATTCCTGGCTTTCCATCACCTCCTTGATAAAGGGCCGGATGGGTTGTGCCAGGGGGATGACAAAGTCACCGGCTTTAAAGGCCCGGCCTTCAACGGTCGCATCCTGGTTGAGGCGATACAGGCTGACTCCGTGGCGACCCAGCAATTGCAGCAGGCCGATAAGCTCCCCCTGGTCGTGCTGCTGGGCGGGAAGGATATAAAAATAGGGGGCTTCCGTTTGACCACGCTCCACTTCCTTTCGCACCAGGTCATTGCGGCTGGTCAGGATTTCTTCACGCTGGCGTGCACAGGTGCGAATCAGGGAATAGGTCGACTCGACTTCGTACTGGACAATATCGCCCAGGCGCCACCAGCCTCCCGGCCAGGGGATGGGCATATTGATGCTTTTTTTGTAATCCGACAAGCCTTTGCCTCCCACCTGCAGTTCATTGGGCTCCACATAAACCGGGGTGGCCAGTTGAACGCTGGCTGCTTCGCTAAGCAGGCTGATGGTATTTTTCCATAGACTGGTTTCAGTAGAACCAGGCCAGTAGTTGTCGAAGATATACTGCTGGCTGATTCCGCTTAGCCCTTTAGCGGTCATGTCACGTGACATGTTAGAACCAAAGACCCAGCTCCAGTTCCAAAGTGTTTCATCAATATTCTCAGCAATAGGATCATGATTTGGTGGAACGAAATACCTGACACCTGTCATCCCCATCTGGTGCTTTTCAATCAACACATGGGGGAACCACTCCTGGCTGTAAATGTCAGATATCGCCTGATTTTCCTTCATCGAAAGGGTGATAAAGTCCCGGTTGATATTATGTCCGACGTATTTATGGTAAACCCCGGGGTGGGTGCTGCCCTCGTAAGGGGTGCCCAGGTATTTGTTGTAATGTTCAACGATCATGTCCTGCCCATCGGGGTTGTGACTCGGTACGATCATCAGGACCATGTCGTTGAGGTAGTCAGTCATATTGGGTTCAGCTCCTGAAAGTAAGTTATAGACTGTGAGGGATACTGCCTGGGCTGGACCGGTTTCATTGGCATGCATCGACATGGTGGTCATCAGGAAGGTTTTTCCTTCCCGGATCAAAGCCTGTCTTTCCCCCTCCGGAATATCAGGGTCAAGAGCCAGACGACGGTTAATCGCCTTTAACTGGTCGAGGTTTTGCAAATTTTCGGCAGAAGAAATAAATACCAGGTACATGGGCTTGCCAAGCTCAGTCTGACCGGTTTCCATGATTTGTATCCTATCCGACTGCTGGGCCAGCAGCTTCAGGTAATCCATCATGGGCTCATAAGCGATTAGCTTTTGGTCAGCCCCCGGCTTAAATCCGAAAAAGGATTCAGGGGTAGTCAGGTTCTCAGCGCCCTGTGCAACCGATTGATTGGGAAGCAGGAACGAAAGATACAAACTCAGCAGGCAGAGAATCAGGTATTGTTTCATGGGAATTTGATTTTGAGTTGCCTAAAAGTAAAAAAATAACCTTCTTGAATTCAATTTTTTTTTTGACAAGCAAATGAAGATTTTTGCCAGCTATGTTGCGCCTAAAAGAATATCCAGTGTAACCGAAGCCCCTGCTCCTTATTATACTCCAGGGCGGGTGAAGGCATTTTCAGGAAATTTAGTGCTCCAAGAAAAGACTTTAACCAGGGAGCGCTTACTGGAATTTTAGCGAAATCAATGTCAGGGGCAAGATACCATTGGCGGTACCGGCTCATATGAGGCAGTTCAACACCATCTATGAATGGCGGGTTTTGGCGGCTCCCCAGCATCCCATAGGCACCGTGCCCAATGGCAAGGTTTAGCCAGGGGGGGAACTTACTTTCGGGCTTTAAAAAAGACCTTACATTCATTGAAAGCCAGAAGGTTTGTCCATTATAATCCTTAAGCATCCTTTCAGGGAGGGAACTGCCCAGGAGCCCGGGACGGAATTGTGCCAGGCTGCTTTCCGAATACGAATATTTGATGATCAGGCGTTGTTCCTGCCAGGTCAGCTGCTGTGAAACGAAAGCCCCGGCTCCCAGCATATTGGCGCCTGCATCGGCCAGCGAAGCCCCCCATTCGAGGGAAAACCCATCCAGGACCTCGATGGCACTCAGGAATCCTAATCCGGAGATCACCCCAAGCCAGGCGCTTTGTTTATTGTCAATGCCTGCCCAGCGAAAGCTGGCAGCACTGAACCGGCTCAGGTGGTAGGTGTTCAGAATATGTCCCAGTTTATCCTGCTGATACCAGTCGGGAAGGTCGTTGTGAAAGTGAAAACTGGTTCTCGGGTAATCCTTGTACCAGGCCTGATCGAGGGCAATCAGGGCAACAGCATAACCGCTTAGCTGGAGGCCTGCAACGTAATGAATCCGTTTAAGCCCCTTCTGTTCCGAAGGAAGGCTGTCAGGAAAAACAACCTGTGCGTTTAAAGTTAAGCCGGCAAAAAGCCAAAGCGTTCCGGCAAGGATATTTTTTAACCCGGATTGCAAAATCAGGATTTTTTCATAATGGTTTCATATCCTGCTTGCAAGATGGCCAGGGCTTCTTCACGGTTGTGTCCTTCGGCATAGGTTCGTAGGACTGGTTCAGTGCCTGAGGGGCGGATCATAAACCACTGGCTGTCGCTGAAATAATATTTGAAGCCATCAAGGTTTTCTTCGTGAAGGACTTTCCAGGGACCGAATTCACTGTATGCCTTTTTTTCGCAGTTGGCCACGATCCGGTCCTTATCTTCCTCCTCCAGCTTCAGGTCGGAACGTTCAAAGGCGAAGCTGCCGGTGATGGCATAGACTTCGTCAATGAACTCACGCAGGCTTTTACCGGTTTTTACCATGGCTTCCCAGATAACCAGACCGTTGTATATGCCATCCCGTTCAGGGATATGGCCTGTCACGGCGATGCCACCCGATTCTTCGCCCCCTACCAGGATTTCTTCTTCAAGCATAAGGCCCGCAATGTATTTAAAGCCAATCTTCACGACCTCAAGGGGAAGGCTGTATGCATCACAAAGCCGGTTGATTTTTACTGAAGAGGAAAATCCGGTGGCTACCTTACCCGTCAGTTTTTTGTACTGGTTTAGGTAATGGATGAGCAGCAAGATCACATGGTGTGAATCGATGTAATTTCCCTTGTCGTCAAACAAGGCCGTACGGTCTGCATCACCGTCTACAGCGAGCCCGCAATCGATATTTTCGGATAAGCGTATCACTTCTGAAAATTCCTGAAGGTTACGCAAAAGGGGTTCTGGGGGAATCCCGTCGAACAGCGGCTGATGCTCGCAATGGAGCAGGGTGATATCAGGGAAAAGACGTCGCATGACGTTCTGCCCTGAGCCATACATGGCATCGAATGCAAAATTCCACCTGGAAGAACGGATGGCATTCAGGTCAAACTTCTCCTCCAGGTAGTTGCAGTACATGGTCTCCAAATCTGTATACTCCACGAGGCCTTTATTCATTAAGGCTTCCAGACTGATCTCGTCCAGGTCAATGGGGTTATTTTCGGGAATATTGGTTTCCACTTCACGGATGTCTTCCTCGAGCAGTGGCCCACCGAAGTGCCCTTTCAGCTTATAGCCGTTGTATTCCGGCGGGTTGTGGCTGGCGGTGATAACAACACCCAGAAAGGCCTTATGGTGCAGTACGCCCAGGGATATCATCGGGGTGGAAACAAAGCCTTTGGCCAGGTATACCTTGATATCATGGCTGGCCAGGACTTTGGCAGTGACCTCTGCAAACAACTCGCCTCCAAACCGGCAGTCATGGCCCACTACCACTGCAGGGTCGGCTTGCCGGGAAAGTGCCCATCGGGCTGTGGCTCGTGCCACACGGGCCACATTATCAGTGGTAAAGTCTTTGGCGATCACTGCACGCCATCCATCGGTGCCAAATTTAATCTCTGTCATATCCAGTAGGATTAAGTCTCAAAGATAAAAAGAAATTTCAACTGCCGGGTTTGCCGGAAGTGAAAATGGGGATGCCGAAGGATTTACTGCATGATACGCCGTTCGTTCAAGGCCCTTTGATAGCGACGGGCGTTGGCGAGATGCTCAGCATAGGTTTTGGCAAAAGCATGGTATCCGGAGAAGTCATCACGTGCGCAAAAAAACACATATTCGTGATCTTCAAAATTCAGCACGGCATCGATGATATGGGGTTCGGGCAGGCTGATGGGGCCAGGGGGTAAACCAGTATTTTTGTAGGTATTGTAAGGTGAATCAATTTCCAGATGACGGTGCAGAACACGATTCAGGCTGAAATCACCAACGGCAAAAACGATGGTAGGGTCGGCCTGCAAGGGGATGTTACGCTGGATCCGGTTGACATAAACCCCCGCAATGCGTTGCATTTCATCAGGCTTGCTGGTTTCCTGGCGGACAATGCTTGCCATGATGCCGACCTCCACCGGACTCATCCCAATCCGCTCGGCCTGTCTGCGGCGGCGTGTGTTCCAAAAGGCATCATACTCACGATGCATGCGGTCCAGCAATTGCCGGGCAGAAGTGTTCCAAAAAAACTCGTAGGTGTCGGGGATGAAAAGTAGCATGGCCGTTTCACGATTCAAGCCATATTCCTGCATAACCGCTTCATCGTTCAGCAGTTCCAGGATGGAGAGGGAGTCGGCCTCCAGGTAGGAGGAGATCACCCCGGCGAGTTGTTCACGGGTGCGTATGTTGTTAAATGTCACGTTAACAGGTTCTTGGGCACCCGACCGAAGCAGGTTGACCAGTTCATTGTTGCCCATGTCGTTAAAAATTTTGTAACGGCCAGGCAATACCCGGTTCGGGTAATTTTTCTTCTCTGCCACCCACTCAAAGGTTTTCTCATTTTGAATCATTTCTTCGCTGAGCAGGATGCCTTTCACATCTTCAAAAGTACTGCCTGTGGGGATGTACAGATAGGTAAAAGGGCGGTCGGTATGCACATTGGGCTTGAGAATGGCTACATAGGCCATATATCCTGCCACCAGGCCCACGACTAACAACAATGCCCCGGCAAGGGCCAATAGTTTAATGATTCGGCTCTTTTTTCTTCTGCTCATCGATTTTGGATGGGTAGTCTATTTTTAGCTAACGATAGGATTAACGATAAATTTTATGTCTTGTTTAATCGGCTTTGAGAATCAGTTGCAGGAAATGCTCAGTGACCCAGTTGCCTGCACGCCAGGCCCAATCTTCTCTTTTGCCGGTGATCTGAAATCCCGATTTTTGAAAAAGCCTCAGACTCCTGGTGTTATCTTCGTCGATGGTGCAGTAGAGCTGGTGGAGATTAAGAGAATTCCTTGCATAATCGCAGACAATCTCGAGGGCTTCGCTGGCATAACCTTTGCCCCGAAAATCGGCTTCAACCAGGATGCCTATTGCGGCCCTTCGGTGGTGAGCGTCGAAGTCAAAAAGATCAATGGCGCCACAGGCTCTGCCTTCCTGGTTCTCTATAATGAGCCTTAGCTGGGTGTCTTCATAAATGTTGTTTTGCGATCCCAGAACATATTGTTCGAGGAAGAACCTGGAAAAGGGCGTAATGGTGTTGCTGACCAGCCAGTTTTCGGCATCATTTTCCCAGCCGTAAAGGGCATCCACATCTTTAATTTCAACGGGTCGCAGGAGTATGTTTTTACCTTTCAGCATACAAAAATATTTTAGGGTTCAAAGGTCCCTGTGAAGACTTTTTCTACAGGCCCGCTCAGCCAGATATTGGTGAACACATGGTCAGCCTCCCGGGGAGGGGTAAAGCTTACCCTGAGATCGCCCCCCGGGGCCTTCAGGGTATACTGGTTTTCCGGATTGCGGAATCCGGCCTGCCAGGCTGCCAAAGCAATGGCCGTGGCACCGGTGCCGCAGGCAAGGGTTTCATTTTCAACGCCCCGTTCATAGGTACGCATCCTGATGGTTGTTTTATCGAGTACCTCGGCAAAATTTACATTGATGCCTTCGCTGGCGAAAGCGGCAGAAAAGCGCAGGTCCCTGCCCTCAGAAAAAACGTCTTTGTCCAGGATGTTTTCGGAAAAGATAACCAAATGTGGAGACCCGGTGTTCAGGACAAATTCCCTTTCCTGACCCTCAATTTGATGTACGTTATTCATCTGCAGGGAGATATCCCAGTTGCCTACTCCCTGATGGTTGATCACAGCCTCATGCAGGCCGTCAGCGGCCATAAATACAGTCTTTTCACCGATCAGGCCAAGCTCAGCTGCAAAAGCCACAATGCAGCGGCCACCATTGCCACACAGGCTGCCTTCACGGCCGTCGCTGTTATAATAAACCATGGCGAAATCAGCCTCCTTGCAGGCTATTAGCAACATCAGTCCATCGGCACCAGTGCCGTAATGCCTCTTACAAAGCCGGGAGATATGCTTCTCAGGGTCTTTGATTTGCTTATGGAAATGATCGCTGCGATCATCAATGATGATGAAGTCATTTCCGTCTCCGTGGAATTTGTGAAATGTCAGTGCCATCTTTCTTGGGTTTCTTCCAGTAATTCAACTTCGTTTGAAGGGATAAGGGGTTTGAAGTCCAGTGTCATGCTTAAGGGATAGTAATCTTCCAGGTATTTGATATAATAGGAACTTCCATCAGTATGCAGGCTGAAAGATTCAAGCTGATCCAAGCCATAAAAAACAATCTTGTTATGCGACATCTTATAACCCTGGTAGTTCAGGGGAGATAACCAGAACTCCACGATCATCATATTTTCCGGCTTCCCCTTCCGGGTGTAGTTTCCCAGGAGCGAGTCAAGTTGACTGATGGACGGATCTTTGGGCGTTACAGGGCCTTGGGTTGGCAGGCTATAGGCCCGTATCCCAAGAAGACTGTCCTTGGCCAGACGCATATTGCTGGTGGTTTCTGCTATGGTACCTTCCATTAGGGTCTGTCCTTCCTCAGCGTCCACTTTCGCCAGCAGCTCTGCCAGGTGAATTTCATCCAATGCTTCCGTGAGGGTATCAGGGGTTAAAGGATCCTTTGCCAGACTGTCTGCCATGCCCTTCAGACTGATGGTGTCGCTTAGCGTGGTCTGCTCCGCGTTTTGTTCCGGTTTGTAAGGGCCGGATGCTCGCGGAAATTCTTCACTGACCTGATAGCTTCCCGCTTGCTTATCATCCTGGAATATTTTGGCAAAATAATTCCAAAGGTTATGGGCAAAAACACTGTCATTTTGTCGGTTCGTATACCAATAAACGATGCCTGCACCTATGAAGAAGCCTATGACAAGTCCCAGGGCAATATAGGTAAAGCCAAAATCAGGTTTTCGCTGTTGCTGGTTCATTTCAGGCATAATCTGTTTCAAAAGTACAAAAAATCAAGGGATTCAGGGATTCTGATCCCTGATATTCATCAGGCTCCTATCAACTCATTTTCAGTGCTTAACTTTTTTTAACGGGGAAGAAAAGAACTTTTTAGGGCAACATACGTTTTTTGAATATAGATTTTAAAGATTATTAAGAAAAGTCATAGGCCTTAAGGCACATAATTTGCATGAATTTACAGGAATGTTTTCATCCGCTTTTGCATTCTTCCTGAATTGGAAATCCAAACAAAGCGGCAAGGAATCTGTTTAATTAAATGAAAAAATATTGCGCTATGAAAAGATTTTGGAGTTTATTTTTGGTAGCAATTCTGGCAAGTTTTCTTACACTTGGTCTGGATCGTTATGTTTTTAACAAGGAAACCAGAAGAGTAAAGGGTCTTATTGAATCGGGCGAATTAAATGCTCCGCCAGCTTCGCTTGCCCGTTATATTACCCAGCTGCCCACCACACTGCCCGACTTTACATTGGTGGCCGAGATGACGGTTAACTCCGTGGTCCACATCCGTACCACCTATGAGCGAAAAAGCAGTGTTTACGATGATTATTTCGGGATGCCCGATCCTTTCAGGGAGTTCTTTTTTGGCCCCCGGCGCCAGCAACCCAGCCAGGCTATTGTCGCCTCGGGTAGCGGCGTCATCATTAGTCAGGATGGCTATATTATTACCAATAACCACGTAGTTGCCGAAGCCAATACAGTTGAAGTGACCCTGAACGACAATCAAGTGTTTGAGGCCACCATCGTAGGCACTGATCCCACCACCGATTTGGCGGTCATCAAAATTGAGAAGGATGGTTTGCCCTTTCTTTCCTTTGGAGACTCTGACGAGGTCAGGGTGGGCGAATGGGTGCTTGCCGTGGGTAACCCCTTTAACCTGACTTCTACCGTTACCGCAGGTATTGTGAGCGCCAAAGGGCGTAACATCAATATCCTGGGGGGCGGCACTGCCATCGAAGCTTTTATTCAAACCGATGCTGCAGTGAACCGTGGAAATAGTGGAGGAGCCCTTGTCAATACCCAGGGCGAACTGATTGGTATCAATGCTGCTATAGCTTCCCAGACTGGTTCCTATGCGGGTTATTCCTTTGCCATCCCGTCGAATATTGCCCAAAAGGTTCTGGAAGACCTGCTAGAATTCGGGCAGGTTCAGCGGGGTATGCTGGGTGTGAATATCACCGAGATCAACAGCCGTCAGGCCGAAGAACTTGGCTTAAGCGCATTCCGCGGAGCCTAT contains the following coding sequences:
- a CDS encoding Do family serine endopeptidase, with protein sequence MKRFWSLFLVAILASFLTLGLDRYVFNKETRRVKGLIESGELNAPPASLARYITQLPTTLPDFTLVAEMTVNSVVHIRTTYERKSSVYDDYFGMPDPFREFFFGPRRQQPSQAIVASGSGVIISQDGYIITNNHVVAEANTVEVTLNDNQVFEATIVGTDPTTDLAVIKIEKDGLPFLSFGDSDEVRVGEWVLAVGNPFNLTSTVTAGIVSAKGRNINILGGGTAIEAFIQTDAAVNRGNSGGALVNTQGELIGINAAIASQTGSYAGYSFAIPSNIAQKVLEDLLEFGQVQRGMLGVNITEINSRQAEELGLSAFRGAYVAGVVEGSAGEAAGLKEGDLIVGIDNTTIHSPSELIETVGRRRPGDEVMVKYIRDGREYEVKARLQNIYGEFTMVTSDQTALSEKFGATFEKVSAEELKRLNIRQGVRVTNIARNGIFRDAGIRDGFIVTQVDRQPVGTPEEFSRVLAGKSGGILVEGVYPDGQRAYYGMGIK
- the mltG gene encoding endolytic transglycosylase MltG; amino-acid sequence: MSRRKKSRIIKLLALAGALLLVVGLVAGYMAYVAILKPNVHTDRPFTYLYIPTGSTFEDVKGILLSEEMIQNEKTFEWVAEKKNYPNRVLPGRYKIFNDMGNNELVNLLRSGAQEPVNVTFNNIRTREQLAGVISSYLEADSLSILELLNDEAVMQEYGLNRETAMLLFIPDTYEFFWNTSARQLLDRMHREYDAFWNTRRRRQAERIGMSPVEVGIMASIVRQETSKPDEMQRIAGVYVNRIQRNIPLQADPTIVFAVGDFSLNRVLHRHLEIDSPYNTYKNTGLPPGPISLPEPHIIDAVLNFEDHEYVFFCARDDFSGYHAFAKTYAEHLANARRYQRALNERRIMQ
- a CDS encoding M14 family zinc carboxypeptidase; translated protein: MKQYLILCLLSLYLSFLLPNQSVAQGAENLTTPESFFGFKPGADQKLIAYEPMMDYLKLLAQQSDRIQIMETGQTELGKPMYLVFISSAENLQNLDQLKAINRRLALDPDIPEGERQALIREGKTFLMTTMSMHANETGPAQAVSLTVYNLLSGAEPNMTDYLNDMVLMIVPSHNPDGQDMIVEHYNKYLGTPYEGSTHPGVYHKYVGHNINRDFITLSMKENQAISDIYSQEWFPHVLIEKHQMGMTGVRYFVPPNHDPIAENIDETLWNWSWVFGSNMSRDMTAKGLSGISQQYIFDNYWPGSTETSLWKNTISLLSEAASVQLATPVYVEPNELQVGGKGLSDYKKSINMPIPWPGGWWRLGDIVQYEVESTYSLIRTCARQREEILTSRNDLVRKEVERGQTEAPYFYILPAQQHDQGELIGLLQLLGRHGVSLYRLNQDATVEGRAFKAGDFVIPLAQPIRPFIKEVMESQEYPVRRYTPGGDIIQPYDITSWSLPLHRGITSWEITEKQEGMEEMLSQVLPAGILPERDELAGEYLVLSVNNNESFSVAFMAMSKGIEVFRNPEALAAEGRQLPAGSFLIRLNNRTQDELQDALGSMVTEPILLQNQPEGFSKLSLPRIALVETWLHDMDAGWARFLFDTYGIPYTVVRPSEMKELPLMERFDVIIFADSGKDQLMQGTSQRGEQYYIPFYPREYVKGMGKEGWQNVLGFIQEGGKVLSWGRSVDLFSGLMEPKEPLESFRFPVNNTAQSLERQGLKIPGSLLQIKLLPGHPLTLGMPETIGVFHRSNVILQTTIPTFDMDRRVIGSFPESDILMSGYAEKAELLEKAPALVWLKKGKGQVVLYSFVPNFRGSTPVANKLIFNALLLE
- a CDS encoding GNAT family protein; protein product: MLKGKNILLRPVEIKDVDALYGWENDAENWLVSNTITPFSRFFLEQYVLGSQNNIYEDTQLRLIIENQEGRACGAIDLFDFDAHHRRAAIGILVEADFRGKGYASEALEIVCDYARNSLNLHQLYCTIDEDNTRSLRLFQKSGFQITGKREDWAWRAGNWVTEHFLQLILKAD
- the dapF gene encoding diaminopimelate epimerase, which gives rise to MALTFHKFHGDGNDFIIIDDRSDHFHKQIKDPEKHISRLCKRHYGTGADGLMLLIACKEADFAMVYYNSDGREGSLCGNGGRCIVAFAAELGLIGEKTVFMAADGLHEAVINHQGVGNWDISLQMNNVHQIEGQEREFVLNTGSPHLVIFSENILDKDVFSEGRDLRFSAAFASEGINVNFAEVLDKTTIRMRTYERGVENETLACGTGATAIALAAWQAGFRNPENQYTLKAPGGDLRVSFTPPREADHVFTNIWLSGPVEKVFTGTFEP
- a CDS encoding DUF2279 domain-containing protein; amino-acid sequence: MQSGLKNILAGTLWLFAGLTLNAQVVFPDSLPSEQKGLKRIHYVAGLQLSGYAVALIALDQAWYKDYPRTSFHFHNDLPDWYQQDKLGHILNTYHLSRFSAASFRWAGIDNKQSAWLGVISGLGFLSAIEVLDGFSLEWGASLADAGANMLGAGAFVSQQLTWQEQRLIIKYSYSESSLAQFRPGLLGSSLPERMLKDYNGQTFWLSMNVRSFLKPESKFPPWLNLAIGHGAYGMLGSRQNPPFIDGVELPHMSRYRQWYLAPDIDFAKIPVSAPWLKSFLGALNFLKMPSPALEYNKEQGLRLHWIFF